The genomic region CTTCGCTCCTCAACCCCAATCGCGGGGGTGGGGAGTCCTTTCACGTCCATCTTCTTCCTCTCTGTCATCGGTGTTCACCTTCCACCGCCCTACAGTAATTCCAAGGGGGCCTGGTGTCTCACTGACGTTGGCAGAGAGGGCTGGGTTGATTGAAATCACTGAGGAAGCCCGTAGTTGGGAGCCCGGTGAAGCTGTACGTGTTGTCTAGAAGCAAAAGCGAGGGTTTCTGTCCCTAACGAGATATGAAATCACCGAAAAAGGGGCAGACATGATTCGATGGCGTGTGTACCGATTCGCGGTGATCGGCGATGGCTCTCAGTTTGTCACTGTCGCAGGCAAAGATACGAAGCTCGTGGACTTTATGATCGATCGTTGCCGCGAAACGAAAGGCCTACCCTGAGGGGGCCAGAATGCTCACACCTACGCCCACCTCATCCCCGAGGAGTTGAAGGGCTACGGCGACGCACTCACGACGGCTCCGGACGGTCCGATACGGGCCTTCGAACCCAAGGCGCCGAATGCTGTGGCACACCCCCCACCGAAAAGGCGAGCAGTGCCGGCTGCTTCCCGTGGTGGCGCAGGGCGGAATCGAACCGCCGACACGCGGATTTTCAGTCCGCTGCTCTACCAACTGAGCTACCGCGCCACGCGTTCCGGCCGCCAGAGTGGAAGCCGGACGCGGGGGCGGAGTATGGCGTTTCCCGAAGGAGGCGACAACGGACGGGGAAGTCAGGGCTGCCATTGCCCGAAAAAGTGCGAGCTTGCGTTGAATTCCCCGCATGGGCCGGATCTGGTCCTGGCCGGTCCGTTGGTCAGTGGTTCGGGCCCTCGATCCGGATGGATTCCATCACGACGTTGGTGTGGGGGCGGTTCGTCTTGCGGTCGCGCTCTACCTGCGAGATGCGCACGGCCACTTCGATTCCCTCGATCACCTCGCCGAAGACCGTGAACTGGCCGTCGAAGAGTTCCTTCCAGTCCTCGTGGTCGGCGACCATGATGAAGAACTGACTACCGGCGGTGTCGACGCCTTCCTTGCGCGCCATGGAGAGGATTCCGCGCCGGTGGGGGGTGTCGTTGAACTCGGCGCGCAGGAAGTAACCTGGTCCACCGAAACCGTCGTTGCCCGGGTCGTCGTCCTTCGTGTTCGGGTCGCCGGCCTGCGCGAACATGCCGGGCAGTACGCGGTGGAATGTCACGCCGTCATAGAAGCCCTGGCGGGAGAGTTTCTTGAAGGCACTCACGTGGTTGGGTGCGATCTTCGGGAAGAAGCGCAGTTTGATCACCCCGAAATCGCGCACGTGGATGACGCCGATCTCCTCGGCAGGTCGGGTGGGTTCCGATGCCGGTGCCGCGGGGTCGCCGCACGCGTTGAGCGTCGACAGTAGAAGCAGCGCCCCAGCGAGTTGCGCGATTCCGGCGCGGATTCCGGTGCGTTGCGTCCAGGAGTTTCGAATCACGGCGATACCCTACCAGACCGTCTGTTTCACGGCGGCGTGATAGGGTCCGGCGTATGAATCGCACGTCGTTCTGGTCGGCTTTCGTGGCGAGCCTTTTGCTCGTCGTCGTTCCCCAACTGACCCTTGCCGCAGCCCACCAGCCCGTGCACGGGACGCACGGCATGATCGTGACTTCGGTCGAGCCCGCAGCAGCCGTGGGTCAAGAGATCCTCTTGCGCGGAGGCAATGCGATTGACGCCGCTGTCGCCAGTGGACTCGCCGCGGGCGTCGCGCATCAGTTCAGCTCCGGATTAGGTGGCGGTGGCTTTCTGGTCGTACACACCGCGGAAGGTAAGGATTTCGCCATCGACGCACGCGAGACCGCGCCGGCCAGCGCCAGCCCTGCGATGTATCTCGATGAAATAGGCGTGGCCGACCCGAAGGCGTCGCGTTACGGAGCTCGCGCCGTGGCCATTCCCGGTCTGGTCCAGGGACTGGAAGAGACGCATCGACGCTTCGGCAAGCTGCCGTGGCGCGATGTCGTGCAGCCTGCGATCCGCATGGCCCGCGAGGGATTCGCGATCGGACCTCATCACCGCCGGATCCTGAAGATCGTGGAAAAGCGACTGGCGGGGTATCCGGAGACCGCGCGTGTGCAGTTGATCGACGGGGAGGTCCCGGCGCTGGAGGCCGTTCTCAAACAGCCCGATCTCGCGAAAACACTGCAAGCAATCGCGGAACGCGGATCCGGGGCGATGACCGAAGGGCCGATTGCCGAGGCGATCGTCGCCGCGTCCGAAGGGGTGCTCACGCTGGAGGATCTTTCGGGGTATCAGGTGGTGTGGCGCGAGCCGATTCGCGGCCGCTATCGCGGTTACGAAATCGTATCGATGCCACCTCCGAGTTCCGGGGGTGTACTGCTCGTCGAGCAACTCAATGCGCTCGAGGACTTCGACCTGAAGTCGCTCGGTCACAACTCCAGCGACATGATCCACCTGGTTTCACAGGCGATGAAGCTGGCTTTCGCGGATCGAGCGGCGCATCTGGGGGATTCCGACTTCTATCCGGTTCCGGTGCAGTGGCTCACTTCTCGCGCGTACGGGAATATTCTCGCGAGTCGCCTGCGCACGCCACCTTTCTGGAAGCGCCTGCCGTGGAGATGGGGGAAGCCGCATCTGCTGAATGTAAGTGGGCCGACCACGCCGCCCGACGATTCCGGAACGACACATATTTCCGTCATGGATGCGCAGGGCAATGCGGTGTCGTTGACCCAGACGGTCAACACACTCTTCGGTTCCCTGATCACGGTTCCCGGAACCGGCATCGTGCTGAATAATGAGATGGATGACTTTTCGGCCTCGCCCAGTGGATCCAATTCCTGGGGCGCGGTCGGGCGGACGGCCGCGAATGCGATCGCGGTGGGCAAGCGTCCGCTCTCAAGCATGACGCCTACGATCGTACTGCGCGACGGTCAGGCGCGTATGGTCGTCGGCAGCCCGATGGGTACGATCATCATTTCCGCCGTGTTGCAGACGCTGATCAACGTGATCGACTTCGACATGAATGCCCAGGCTGCGGTTTCTGCGCCGCGTTTCCATCACCAGTGGCGACCCGATGGCATCATGCTCGAACCCGAACACCCGCGCGACGTGCGCGACCGCTTGAGCGAGATCGGCCATCAGTTGATCGATCGCCGTTTCTATCTGGGCGCTTCCCAGCTCATCTTGCGCGACGCCGAGACGGGCGAGTTCTGGGGTGGGGCCGACCCGCGCCGCGATAGCGCGGCCGCCGGCCTGTGATCGGACTTCACAGCGCGCAACTGACATGAAGTGTTCAGGTAAGGAACTGGACGCAGCAACCGATCAACCCATGAAGCATGAGCCACATCTGTGATTATGGGAGTGAGTTCCATCTCCTGCGCTATCTGGGGCGGCATCGCGCATATCTGAACGCGCGTGTCCTGGAAACGATCGGGGCCGACGCCATCGCCTGGATCGATTTTCATTTCGATCGCAGGGCCTCCGGAGCGGACGACGAGCTCAAGGGTCTCGAGTTCATCGAAGATCCCGACACACTCGCCGCCTGGGCGCAGGTCTGGCCAGGCGGCAGTCAGTCGCTGAGCTGGGACTCCGTCGCTCAGTTGCGCACCGGGGAAGCGAGCAGTTTCCTTCTACTGGACGCCTGTTCCAGCATCGGCGATCTGGCTTCGAGTTGTCAGGCGAGCAACGGGAAGCGCGAGCAGATTCAAGCGGCCCTGGAGCACACCCGGGAAAGGCTCGAGGTCCCGGCCGAGTGCGACTGGATGAACCGTTACTACGGTCTGGCATCCAGGCTGGCGGCACTCGCGTTCCTGCGAGAGCAGGGCATCGATGCGCATTTCATGCGTCTCTACTTCGTGGGCGATGAGCACCCGCGTCACCACTGTCCCCAGAGTTCAGAAGAGTGGAAAGAGGCGCTCGGGGAACAATCCCAGCAAATCGGCCTTCCACCCGGACATTCTCTGGTCGGCCGGATCCACGAACTCTTCCTGCCCATCTGCCCACTCGGCTGCGACGCGGGTTCTTAGTCCATCAGCGCACGATGGCGATGACCGGCTTGTCGAGCTGGATCAGTCGCTTCGCTACCCGCTTCAGGTCGTCGAGTGTGACGGCGTCGATGTGCTTCGCGTAGTCGAGATGTCGATCTGCTCCCAGGGTGTACAAGGTGTCGAGGGAGAGCAGGCTGGCTTGCGACGAGTAGCGCTGCAGCGAAACGGCCTGGGAGCCAATCAGATAGGCGCGCGCCCGCGCGATTTCCTCTTCCTCGATCGGGCCATTGAGGAGCTTGTCGAGTTCGCTTCGCAAGCCCGCCAGGGACTGGTCGAGCTTGTCGGGCGCGCTCGCGATGTACACGCCGAAGATCCCCGGGTCCAGGCCCTCGATCGCGAAGGCGGTCACGGAGTAGGCCAGGCTTTGTTTGTCTCGAAGTTCCAGGAACAGGCGTCCACCCTGACCCGAGAGCACCTGTGTCAGTACTTCGAGGGCGGGCACGTCGGGGTCACCGAGCTTCAAGCCCTGAAAACCCATCACGATGTGCACCTGGTTCTTGTTCTTCGTGAGCGAGGTCTCGCGCGCTTCCGACGCTGGACTGGGAATCTCGCGTTCGGGCAACGAGACTACGGAATCACCCGTCCAATCGGAGAGGTATTGCGATAGGGATTCGACGACGGCATCGGGATCGACATCCCCGACCACGGACAACACGCCGTTGCTGGGTCGGGCGTAGGTTTCATAGTAGTTCGCGAGCGCCTTGCGATTGATCTTGCCAAGCGACTCCTCGGTTCCGATCGCGCGGAAGCGATACGGATGTCCCGGATAGATCTCGCGCTGGAAAATCTCGAAGGCCTTCGAACTCAGATTGTCTTCACTGCGGCGCAGGGCGGCCAGGCGTTCGACTCGAGCTTTTTCGATCTCCTCGGGATCGAAGGCGGGGTGAAGGAGAACGTCGGAGAAGAGATCGAGTCCCTCATCTAGCGACTCCTTCAAGAACTCCCCCGTGAGCCCGAAACTATTGCGCCCGGAGAATCCTTCAATGGATCCGGCGATGCCTTCGATTTCGGCTGCCAGTTGGGCGGCGCTGCGCTGCTCCGTTCCTCGTTCCAGTACATCGGACAGGAAGGAGGAGATTCCCTGGGTTTCCTCGGACTCGGCCAGAAGACCTCCGAGGAAGGACAGACGCATCGAAACCAGCGGGATGGTGGTGTTCGGTTTCACGACCACGCGCAGTCCATTGGGCAGAGTGAATGTGTGGATACCCCCCGCCAGTTGTTCGCCGCCGGTGACGCTGCGTTCCGCGCTGAGGCCGACATCCAGCGCTGCAAATAGCGCGTTGTCGGTCAGGTCGGGGCGAACGTCTTTGGCCAGAAGAACCACGATGCTGGCCCGATCGGCGCGCAGGTATTTCTGCGCCACTCGTTTCAGGTCTTCGGGAGTGGCATTTCGAACGGCTCGCAGATACTCCTCCTCCAGTTCGATCCCGCCGGCGAGAGTTTCGAAGTAACCGTACTTGCGCGCCTGGCCCTGCATCGTCTCCTTCTCGTGGACTTCGCCGGACAGCAGGTTGACGCGGGCGCGTTCGAGTTCCTTTTCTCCGGGCCCGAAGGCGCGCAGACGTTCGATCTCTTCTGCGACGGCTTCGAGGGTCGGCTCGATCTTGTCGCCCTCCAGAACTGCGTCGACCATGAACAGACCCGGATCCAGCGGCGTGTAGGCGCCCGCGCTGATTCCGTGCACCAGGCCTTCGCGGTCCTTCACATTGCGATACAGGCGCGAACTATCGCCGCCTCCCAGTACCATCGAAAGAAGATCCAGGAAAGGCGTTTCCGGATCGCGGAAGCTGGTTGCCGGGTAGGAGATGCCGAGCAGTGTCTGCTCGAATTCGCTGCGCACGATCTTGGATCGCGAAGAGTCTTGCACGGGTTCCGGCGGGCGGGGGTGTTCGAGACCGGCACGTGGCTGCGCATCTGCAAACGCGCTCTTGATCTGCTCCATGACCTTGTCCGGATCCAGATCCCCCACGGCAACGAAGGCCATGTTATTGGGCACATACCATTTGTGGAAGAAGTCCAGCAGGCCGTCGCGTGTAAAGCTCTTGACGCTCTCGGCTGTGCCGATCACGGGAAGCGAGTAGGGGTGCTGGGTGAACGTGGTCTCGAAAGTCGCTCTGGAGTGCGCGCGGCGCGGGGAGTCCTCGCTGCGGTTGATCTCCTCGAGCACCACGAGTTCCTCGCGCGTGAGTTCCTCGGGGTCGAAGGTCGAGTGTTGTACCGCGTCGGCCAGGACATCGATGCCGACTGCGGAGTCCCGGCTCGCCATCGTGATGTGATAGACGGTCATGTCGAAGGACGTGAAGGCGTTGATATTGCCACCGGCCGCCTCGACCGTGCTTGCAATCTCACCGACTGCGCGCCGCTCCGTTCCCTTGAACAACATGTGCTCGAATACGTGCGCCATGCCGGCTTCCGAAGCCTGTTCGTCGGCACTGCCGACTCGGACCCATACGTTCAAGGCCACTACCGGAGCGGAGTGATCCTCGATCAGGACAACCTTGAGACCGTTGTCGAGCGTGGTACGCACCACTCCCTCCTCGAGTTGTGAACTGCGCAGGCTCCATCCCGAAGGAAGTGCGGTGCAGGCGCAGACCCATACTATTGTGAGTGAAAACCCCAGAAGTCGGAGCATCGATTTCCTCCGCGATCGGTTTCGGATCGGAAGCGTGCGATCCGAGGGAGGCATAAGATACGTGCCGTGAACGACGTCACAAGCGCACCGGGTCTGGGGGTGTACCTCCACGTGCCGTTTTGCGAACGGGTCTGTCCGTATTGCGACTTTGCCGTCTGCGGTGTCTGGCGGCTGGAGGAGGAGCGCGAGGCGACGTATATCGCGGCGCTCCTGCGCGAACTCGATCTCGCACGGGCGCAACTCGGCGATCGTCTGCCGGATCGTCCACTCGATACGCTCTACTTCGGAGGTGGCACTCCTTCGATGCTCCAGCCGGATTCCGTCGCTCGGCTGATCGAGGCCGTGCGAGGAGTTTTTCCCGGGGATCCGGACGTGACCCTGGAGTTGAACCCGGGCGCGGTCGAGCGCGCCCGGATCCCGGGTTTCCGCAAAGCCGGGGTCACGCGTGCCTCACTCGGGGTCCAATCCCTGAGCGACGTCGTGCTCAAGAGGCTGGGTCGAGCCCACACTGGAGCGGATGCCCGAGCCGGACTCGACGCCTGCCTGAGCGCCGGTTTCGCCTCGGTATCGGCCGACCTGATCTACGGAGCGCCCGCTCAGAGCGAAACGAGCCTGAAGCAAGACCTGGATGTGCTGGTGGAATCCGGTGTTCCCCACATATCGGCCTACGCGTTGACGCTCGAACCCGGCACTCCGTTTTTCCGGGCTGCACCCCAGGGGAAGATCAAGCTACCCGGCGAAGACGAGGCCTTGCGCATGGGAGCGCTCGTATGCGACACGCTCGCCGCAGCCGGTCTCGAACGCTACGAGATTTCGAATTTCGCGCGCCCCGGCCATCGCTCGCGCCACAATCAGCGCTACTGGTTGCGCGAGGACGTGTTGGGTCTCGGAGTGTCTGCCGGGAGTCTGGTCGGCGAGCGCCGCTGGTCGAACCTGCGCGATCTGGCCGCGTGGGAGCAGGCGCTGGCGAGAGGGCGTCTACCGATCGCCGAGTCCGAGGAGTTGAACCTCGAGCAGCAGCGCCGCGAGTACCTTTTCCTCGGCTTTCGTCGCCTCGACGGCATCGATCGTGCGCGTTTCGAGCGGATCTTCGGATCCCCGATCGAAGCGCACTTCGCTGCAGAAATCGCCGAGCTTCAACACCTGGGTCTGATCGCGGAAACGAGTGGACATTGGCGCCTTACGGAGAAGGGCTTGTTGTTTGCCGACGAGGTCCTGATGCGTTTCGTCTGAGGTCTGGAACTCGAGCGAATTCCGCTCAGTGTGGCTTAATCTCTTCGTGGTGAAATTCCGATAGTGGGACAACGCCAACTGCCCAAGAGCGCCTCCCTTTGGATCTCGGAACTATCATCGGAATCGTCGTCGGCTTCGCGCTGATCATCGCCTCCATCATGCTCGATGGCTCATTGATGGCCTTCGTCAACGCTCCGGGACTGACCGTCGTTGTCGGTGGCACGATCGCCGCGACCTTGATCAACCAGAAGATGAAGTACGTGATCGGCGCATTCGGCGTCTTCAAGCACGCGATCATCGACAAGGCGATCTCGATCGATGAGCTGCTGGAGACGATGCAGGAGATGTCCCAGAAGGCGCGTAAGGACGGCATGTTGGGCCTCGAGGAAATCGAGGTCAGCGATCCCTTTCTGGCGCGAGGCACCGTAATGGCGATCGACGGCATGGAAGAGGAGTTCATCGTCTCGACCATGACCCGCGAACTCGGGGAAATGCAGAAGCGCCACAAGCGCGGTCAGGACATCTTCAAGTTCATGGCGACGACCGCGCCGTCCATGGGCATGATCGGAACGCTCATCGGACTCGTGAATATGTTGCAGGCGCTCGAGGACCCGGCCGCGATCGGCCCCGCCATGGCCGTCGCTCTGCTCACCACCTTCTACGGGGCGGTGCTCGCATTCCTCATCTTTGGACCCGTCGCAGAAAAGCTCGCCGGGCGCACGAAAGAGGAACTTCTGCGCGGGAATCTGGCGATTGCCGGAATCCAGGCGGTCGTGCGCGGCGACAACAAGAACGTATTGCAGGCGCGCCTCGACGCTCTTCTGGCGCCGAGCGAGCGGGCCACCGAAGACGGCTGATTCAGTGGGGCTGTTGGAATTGAGTCCGGGGGAACCGAGTGGCCGGTGAATTCGTCTCAGAGGAAGAATCATCCGCAGAGGGCTGTCCCGCCTGGATGGCGACTTTTGGCGACATGATGAGTCTTCTGCTCTGCTTCTTCGTTCTATTGCTCTCGTTTGCGAACACCGACGCAGCCAAGTTCAAGGCGATGGCGGGTTCGATGAAGGAAGCCCTGGGCGTGCTCGTGCCGAATCCCGGCAATTGGGATGTTCGGTCGAATGAGCTGATCGAGATCTCTCCGAGCGAATCCAAGCCCAAGATCGCCATCGAAATTCCGGTTCCCCACGACGATGCCATGGACAAGGATGATTCGGACGGCAAGGGCGAGAGTGCCGCGGTCAAGAAGATGGTAGGGCGGGTGGACAAGCTGATCGATGAACGCAGTCTGCGTGGAATCGTCGAAGCGGTGCCCGGAACCAGTGGCGTGACGATCCGGGTCAAGGGCACTCTCATGTTCAACCCCGCCTCCGATGAGCTGCGCATGGGTTCGATTCCGATTCTCGAAGAGATCGCGGAGCTCGTGCAGGCCTTTGACTACAATCTTGCCGTCAACGGGCACACCGACGACGTGCCAATCAAGACGGCCCGCTACCCTTCGAATTGGGAACTGTCTGCTGCGCGTGCGGTCGCCGGTCTTCGCTATCTGATATCGACGGGAAAGGTGGACCCCGCACGGGCAAGTGCGAGCGGCTTTGCCCATACGCGTCCGATCGCCAAAGCCGACACGGCCCAGGCTCGCGCGCTGAATCGTCGGCTCGAATTTGTCTTTTATCGCGGGGAAGACCCCAGAGCAGGTGCCACTTTGAACTCGACGGACCGGAAGCTTCGCGGAATTTCCGATCGGGCGGGGGGATCCCTGGCTCCATAGCTGTCTGGTGGGAGACTACTGCGGGACGGAATTGCACAGGTCCCACAGGAATCTGCCGAAGAATCCCCTTATCGGACCCCGTTGACCTGCATGCGGGTCGTGGGTACGGTTCGGGCCGAGCAGGGCTCCGGGTAGATCCCGTAGCTGCCCGCCTGATTGAGGAAAAGCAGATGTCGGACCCCAAAGGACCCAAAGTCAGCATGCCTGAAGAGCTCAAGGATGCTCTGGAAGGGCCGGATGCGACGGAGTCTGCCTCCGGTTCGGATGAATCCCCGGTTTCTGATCCTCCGCTCTCTGATCCCCCGGGTCCGGAGTCGCCTTCTGCGTCCGGCGGCGATGATGAACTCGCGGCGGCCCAGAAAGAACTCCAGGAATTCAAAGACAAGTACCTGCGTCTGGCCGCCGACTTCGACAATTACAAACGCCGTATGCTCAAAGAGCGCAACGACCTGCACAACTACGCCAATGAAGGTCTCATCAAGGAGCTTCTGGGCACGGTCGACAATCTCGAGCGAGCTGCGGAGCATGGGAAGAAGGACGACGCCTCCAGCGACAATCAGAGTCTGATGGAGGGAATCGAGTTGACGTACCGGTCGTTGAAGCAATTGCTCGACAAGTCCGATGTTCGCGTCGTTGATCCCTGCGATGAGAAGTTCGACCCACAGGTTCACGAGGCCATGCGCCAGGTGCCTCGCGATGACCGGGAGTCCGGAACCGTCGTGGAGGTCTATCAGAAGGGTTATGTGCTGAAGGATCGGCTGCTTCGTCCCGCGCTTGTCGCGGTCTCGAGTCGTCCGGAAGCAGGAACGTCAGAGGAGTCGAAACCCGACCCTGATGGCGACGCTGAAACTGCATAGGAGGAAGTGTCCGGGCGCCTGTCGCTCGCTGGCATAACGCTGATTCGTCATGGGCAAAGTTGTTGGAATCGATCTAGGGACCACGAATAGCTGTATAGCGATCCTCGAACGCGGTGAGCCGACGGTGATCGCGAACAGTGAGGGAGGCCGAACGACGCCCTCCATCGTCGCCTTCAATGAAGAGGGCGAAAAGCTCGTCGGTCAGATCGCGAAACGACAGGCCGTGACGAATCCGCATAGCACCGTATACGCAGTCAAGCGCCTCATCGGTTGCAGCTTCGCGGACGATGACGTCCAGCGTTTTTGCAACACCGCTCCCTTCGAGATCTGCAAAGCCGATAGCGGCGATGCCTGGGTAAACATCCAGGACAAGCGGCGAAGTCCAGAGGAGATTTCCTCGGTCATCCTGGCCAAGATGAAGGAGACCGCGCAGGACTACATCGCCGAGGAGGTGACCGAGGCGGTCATCACGGTTCCCGCGTATTTCAACGACGCGCAGCGACAAGCCACCAAGGATGCCGGGCGCATCGCGGGGCTGGACGTCCTGCGAATCATCAATGAGCCCACAGCGGCGGCGCTGGCCTACGGCCTCGACAATGAAGGCGAGGAGACCATTGCCGTCTTCGACCTCGGCGGCGGCACTTTCGACCTCTCGATCATGCGCCTGGGCGATAGTGTTTTCGAGGTTCTCTCGACTCACGGTGATACCTATCTGGGGGGCGAGGACTTCGACGAGATGATCGTCACGATGCTCGCCGACCGTTTCCTGGAAGCCAACGGAATCGACCTGCGCGAAGATGCAATGGCGTTGCAACGCTTGAAGGAAGCGGGCGAGCGCGCCAAGCAGGAGCTTTCTTCGGCCGAGGAAACCGATATCAACCTGCCTTTCGTGGCTGCGGATGATTCGGGCCCGAAGCATCTGGCAGAGATCATCACCCGCGCAGATCTGGAAGAACTGGTCGCTCCGCTGATCGACCGGCTCGAGAGCCCGTGCAAGGCTGCGCTCGAAGACGCAGGCCTTTCGCCCGATCAGGTCGATCGCGTGATTCTCGTGGGCGGCATGACGCGCATGCCGCGTGTCCAGAAGAAGGTTGAAGAGATCTTCGGCAAGCCGCCGCATCGCGGTGTCAATCCCGACGAGGTCGTGGCGGTAGGCGCCGCGATTCAGGGTGGTGTGCTCAAGGGAGAAGCCGAGGACGTACTGCTTCTGGACGTGATTCCGCTCTCGCTCGGTGTGGAGACGATGGGTGGGATCATGACTCCGATCATCCCGCGAAATACCACGGTGCCCACGCGCAAGAGTGAAGTCTTCTCTACCACCGAAGACAATCAGAACCTGGTGCGCATTCACGTGCTGCAAGGCGAGCGCGATCTCGCGGATGACAACAAGAGCCTCGGCCGCTTCGAACTGGTCGGAATCCCCCCGGCTCCACGTGGCGTTCCCCAGATCGAAGTCATCTTCGACATCGACGCGGACGGCATACTGAACGTCTCCGCCAAAGATCTGGGTACCGGCCGTGAACAGCAGATTCGCGTGGCCGCATCTGGTGGCCTCAGCCAGGATCTGGTCGACAGTCTCGTGGACGAGGCTTCCGAGCATGCCGAATCAGATGCGCACCGACGCACGATGGTGGAGTTGCGCAATAGCGGCGACGGTCTGATCTATTCGGTCGAGCAGACGCTCAAGGAATATGTGGATCAAATCACCGATGACGAGCGCGAGGAGATGAAGGAGAGCCTCCATCGGGCTCGCCTGGCTCAGGAAGGCAGCGACGAGACCCAAATCCGCGATGCGGTCGAGGATCTCCAGCAGCTCGCCTATCGCATGACCGAGGTCATGTACGAGCGCCTCGGATCTGACGACGGCGCCGAGGATGACGACGAGATCCTCGACGAATAGGCCCCTCCCGGATTCTCGACCGAATCCGCTCCCCAGCTCAAACTTGCCAAACTGATTTCAAGCCATAGGTTGAGCGAGATCTATGTCTGGAACCGGGAATCGGAGCGCATTGTGAAGCGGGATTACTACGAAATTCTGGGGGTTTCGCGCGATACCTCCGCTGATGAACTGAAAAAGGCCTATCGCAAGCTCGCCCATCAGTTCCATCCGGACAAAAATCCCGACGATCCGGCCGCGGAGGCCAGCTTCAAGGAGGCTTCCGAAGCCTACGCGGTCTTGTCCAACGCCGAGCAGCGCGCCCAGTACGATCGCTTCGGCCATGCGGGGGTGGGCGGACCGGGCGGCCGCGAT from bacterium harbors:
- the grpE gene encoding nucleotide exchange factor GrpE yields the protein MSDPKGPKVSMPEELKDALEGPDATESASGSDESPVSDPPLSDPPGPESPSASGGDDELAAAQKELQEFKDKYLRLAADFDNYKRRMLKERNDLHNYANEGLIKELLGTVDNLERAAEHGKKDDASSDNQSLMEGIELTYRSLKQLLDKSDVRVVDPCDEKFDPQVHEAMRQVPRDDRESGTVVEVYQKGYVLKDRLLRPALVAVSSRPEAGTSEESKPDPDGDAETA
- the dnaK gene encoding molecular chaperone DnaK, translating into MGKVVGIDLGTTNSCIAILERGEPTVIANSEGGRTTPSIVAFNEEGEKLVGQIAKRQAVTNPHSTVYAVKRLIGCSFADDDVQRFCNTAPFEICKADSGDAWVNIQDKRRSPEEISSVILAKMKETAQDYIAEEVTEAVITVPAYFNDAQRQATKDAGRIAGLDVLRIINEPTAAALAYGLDNEGEETIAVFDLGGGTFDLSIMRLGDSVFEVLSTHGDTYLGGEDFDEMIVTMLADRFLEANGIDLREDAMALQRLKEAGERAKQELSSAEETDINLPFVAADDSGPKHLAEIITRADLEELVAPLIDRLESPCKAALEDAGLSPDQVDRVILVGGMTRMPRVQKKVEEIFGKPPHRGVNPDEVVAVGAAIQGGVLKGEAEDVLLLDVIPLSLGVETMGGIMTPIIPRNTTVPTRKSEVFSTTEDNQNLVRIHVLQGERDLADDNKSLGRFELVGIPPAPRGVPQIEVIFDIDADGILNVSAKDLGTGREQQIRVAASGGLSQDLVDSLVDEASEHAESDAHRRTMVELRNSGDGLIYSVEQTLKEYVDQITDDEREEMKESLHRARLAQEGSDETQIRDAVEDLQQLAYRMTEVMYERLGSDDGAEDDDEILDE